From Bos taurus isolate L1 Dominette 01449 registration number 42190680 breed Hereford chromosome 29, ARS-UCD2.0, whole genome shotgun sequence, a single genomic window includes:
- the LOC789388 gene encoding LOW QUALITY PROTEIN: nuclear pore complex protein Nup54-like (The sequence of the model RefSeq protein was modified relative to this genomic sequence to represent the inferred CDS: inserted 4 bases in 2 codons), whose protein sequence is MLMTKIEDNRIDRETHQGGFGGFGTTSTTASSAFSFSTPANTGTTEFFGSTQNKGFGFGTGFGTTTGTSTGLGTGLGTGLGFGGFNTQQQQQQQQTTLGGLFSQPKQAPAQSNQLINTASALSAPTLLGDERDAILAKWNQLQAFWGTGKGYFNNNIPPVEFTLENPFCRFKAVGYSCMPNNKDEDGLVVLVFNKKETDIRSQQQQLVESLHKVLGGNQTLTVNVEGIETLPDDHTEVVIYVVERSPNGTSRRVPATTLYAHFEQTNXKTQLQQLGVTLSMTRTELSPAQIKQLLQNPPAAVDPIIWEQAKVDNPDSEKLIPVPMVGFKELLRRLKVQDQMTKQHQTRLDIISEDIGELQKNQTTTMAKIAQYKRKLMDLSQRTLQVLIKQEIQRKSGYXQADEEQLRVQLDTIQGELNAPTQFKGRLNELMSQIRMQNHFGAVRSEERYYIDADLLQEIKQHLKQQQEGLSHLISIIKDDLEDIKLVEHGLNETIHIRGGVFS, encoded by the exons ATGCTAATGACCAAAATCGAAGATAACCGTATAGATAGAGAGACACACCAG GGTGGGTTTGGAGGATTTGGGACAACGTCTACCACAGCGAGTTCTGCGTTCAGCTTTTCTACTCCAGCTAACACGGGCACTACTGAATTCTTTGGGAGTACTCAGAACAAAGGTTTTGGATTTGGGACTGGTTTTGGCACGACAACTGGAACTAGCACTGGCTTAGGTACTGGTCTGGGGACCGGACTTGGATTTGGAGGATTTAAtacgcagcagcagcaacagcagcaacagactACATTAGGTGGTCTCTTCAGTCAGCCTAAACAAGCTCCTGCCCAGTCCAACCAGCTGATAAATACTGCAAGTGCCCTTTCTGCTCCAACTCTActgggagatgaaagagatgctaTTTTGGCAAAATGGAATCAACTACAAGCCTTCTGGGGAACAGGAAAAGGATATTTCAACAATAACATTCCACCCGTGGAATTCACACTAGAAAATCCCTTTTGCCGGTTTAAGGCTGTAGGTTATAGTTGCATGCCCAATAATAAAGATGAAGATGGGCTAGTGGTTTTAGTtttcaacaaaaaagaaacagatattcGAAGCCAGCAACAGCAATTGGTAGAATCATTGCATAAAGTTTTGGGAGGAAACCAGACCCTTACTGTAAACGTAGAGGGTATTGAAACATTGCCAGATGATCACACAGAAGTTGTCATTTATGTTGTTGAGCGTTCTCCAAATGGTACTTCAAGAAGAGTTCCAGCTACAACATTGTATGCCCATTTTGAACAAACCAA TAAAACACAATTGCAGCAACTTGGTGTAACCCTTTCTATGACTAGAACAGAGCTTTCTCCTGCACAGATCAAACAGCTTTTACAGAATCCTCCTGCTGCTGTTGATCCTATTATCTGGGAACAAGCCAAGGTGGATAACCCTGATTCTGAAAAGTTAATTCCTGTACCAATGGTGGGTTTCAAAGAACTTCTTCGAAGACTAAAGGTTCAAGATCAGATGACTAAGCAGCATCAGACCAGATTAGATATAATATCTGAAGATATTGGTGAATTACAGAAGAATCAAACTACAACCATGGCCAAAATTGCACAATACAAGAGGAAACTTATGGACCTTTCCCAGAGAACTTTACAGGTCCTAATCAAACAGGAAATTCAGAGGAAGAGTGGGTA CCAAGCTGATGAAGAGCAGTTGCGAGTTCAGCTAGATACAATTCAGGGTGAACTAAATGCCCCTACTCAGTTTAAGGGCCGACTAAATGAACTGATGTCCCAAATCAGGATGCAGAATCACTTTGGAGCAGTCAGATCTGAAGAAAGATATTACATAGACGCAGATCTGTTACAAGAAATCAAGCAGCATTTGAAACAACAACAGGAAGGCCTTAGCCACTTGATTAGCATCATAAAAGATGACTTAGAAGATATCAAGTTGGTAGAACATGGATTGAATGAAACCATCCACATCAGAGGTGGTGTCTTCAGTTGA
- the LOC112444885 gene encoding basic salivary proline-rich protein 2-like, which produces MGQHTGTQQLDWEQQGLQQLDWEQQGLQQLDWEQQTGTQQLDWEQPQEPQPPLPQLEQEQAGTQQHTGLQSHSPPLEPPQEPQPPLEPPQEPQPPLEPPQLEPQPPLPQLEQEQAGTQQHTGLQQQTGTQQLEPQPPQLEPQPPQLEPQPPQLEPQPPEQPQQPMVLNQILHWQQTGTQQLDWEQQGLQQLDWEQPQEPHPPSPQLEQEQAGTQQHTGLEQQTGTQQLEPQHPLEPPQEPQPPHEPQPPLEPPQEPQPPLEPPQEPQPPLEPPQEPQPPLPQLEQEQAGTQQHTGLQQQTGTQQLEPQPPQLEPQPPQLEPQAPQLEPQAPQLEPQPP; this is translated from the exons ATGGGCCAG CACACGGGGACACAGCAGCTGGACTGGGAGCAGCAGGGTTTGCAGCAGCTGGACTGGGAGCAGCAGGGTTTGCAGCAGCTGGACTGGGAGCAGCAAACAGGAACACAGCAGCTGGACTGGGAGCAGCCACAGGAGCCACAGCCCCCTTTGCCACAGCTGGAGCAGGAGCAGGCTGGAACACAGCAGCACACGGGCTTGCA GAGCCACAGCCCCCCCTTGGAGCCCCCACAGGAGCCACAGCCCCCCTTGGAGCCCCCACAGGAGCCACAGCCCCCCTTGGAGCCCCCACAGCTGGAGCCACAGCCCCCTTTGCCACAGCTGGAGCAGGAGCAGGCTGGCACACAGCAGCACACGGGCTTGCAGCAGCAGACGGGCACACAGCAGCTGGAGCCACAGCCCCCACAGCTGGAGCCGCAGCCCCCACAGCTGGAGCCGCAGCCCCCACAGCTGGAGCCGCAGCCTCCGGAACAGCCACAGCAGCCCATGGTTCTG AATCAGATCTTGCACTGGCAGCAAACGGGGACACAGCAGCTGGACTGGGAGCAGCAGGGTTTGCAGCAGCTGGACTGGGAGCAGCCACAGGAGCCACACCCCCCTTCGCCACAGCTGGAGCAGGAACAGGCTGGCACACAGCAGCATACGGGCTTGGAGCAGCAGACAGGCACACAGCAGCTGGAGCCACAGCACCCCTTGGAGCCCCCACAGGAGCCACAGCCCCCACATGAGCCACAGCCCCCCTTGGAGCCCCCACAGGAGCCACAGCCCCCCTTAGAGCCCCCACAGGAGCCACAGCCCCCCTTGGAGCCCCCACAGGAGCCGCAGCCCCCTTTGCCACAGCTGGAGCAGGAGCAGGCTGGCACACAGCAGCATACGGGCTTGCAGCAGCAGACGGGCACACAGCAGCTGGAGCCGCAGCCCCCACAGCTGGAGCCACAGCCCCCACAGCTGGAGCCGCAGGCCCCACAGCTGGAGCCGCAGGCCCCACAGCTGGAACCGCAGCCTCCATAG